In a genomic window of Kluyveromyces marxianus DMKU3-1042 DNA, complete genome, chromosome 7:
- the AVT3 gene encoding Avt3p, with translation MSFSTSARRDTGATATDLSRWNDSPVGSVGSHHLAGQRRRSMSFSESIQSSARTGQNPLDMSAQEMRGPNGFRRSFIQHKSLKLHGRRANFLTRNFNEFLSLYGHFAGEDLSEEEEGQEQDQDDEDEESALLHVIRHEYTRQQQNRGDDSASVAIEDDEYGPETMPHHKVKKKTSTTKAVLLLLKSFVGTGVLFLPRAFHNGGWLFSTVCLFFCAIVSFYCFMLLIDTKTKVGVDGYGELGARLFGPKLKFTVLSSIVLSQIGFAAAYTVFTATNLQAFFSHVFRLEYSLVFWIMVQLVFYLPLSLTRNIAKLSATALLADVFILLGLVYVYYYSSYYIFQHHGIASDTMLMFNKSDWTLFIGTAIFTYEGIGLLIPIHESMEHPNQFKPALLYVILLVTVIFVSCGLVCYAAFGDKVETVILLNFPSDSIFTNAVQLIYALAILLSTPLQLFPAIKILENKLFNKNASGKHNPRVKWHKNYFRSVVVLVTVLIAWLGANDLDKFVSLIGSFACIPLIYIYPPLFHFKVHEHDRALQAVDLAILLFGGAVMAYTSYQTVSLWVG, from the coding sequence ATGTCCTTCAGCACCAGCGCAAGAAGGGATACAGGAGCTACAGCCACGGATTTGTCGCGCTGGAACGACTCGCCAGTGGGAAGCGTCGGGTCGCACCACCTTGCAGGACAAAGGCGAAGATCGATGTCGTTCTCAGAATCGATCCAATCCTCCGCCCGCACGGGCCAGAACCCGCTAGATATGTCTGCCCAGGAAATGCGGGGCCCCAATGGGTTCAGAAGATCGTTTATCCAGCACAAGTCGCTCAAGTTGCACGGCAGGAGGGCCAACTTTTTGACTCGGAACTTCAACGAGTTCTTGTCGCTATATGGACATTTTGCGGGCGAAGACTTGTCcgaggaggaggagggCCAGGAACAAGATCAGGATGATGAGGACGAGGAGTCTGCACTTTTGCATGTGATTCGCCACGAGTACACGCGGCAACAGCAGAATCGGGGCGACGATTCTGCGTCTGTGGCTATTGAAGACGATGAGTACGGCCCAGAGACAATGCCCCATCACAaggtgaaaaagaagaccaGCACGACAAAAGCCGTGCTTCTTCTACTGAAATCGTTCGTGGGCACCGGGGTGCTTTTCCTCCCCAGGGCGTTCCACAACGGCGGGTGGTTGTTCAGCACGGTGtgtctcttcttttgcGCGATAGTGTCGTTTTACTGCTTCATGCTCTTGATAGACACCAAGACCAAAGTGGGCGTGGACGGGTACGGTGAGTTGGGAGCACGTCTGTTCGGGCCCAAGCTGAAGTTCACCGTGCTCTCGTCGATCGTGCTGTCGCAGATCGGGTTTGCTGCCGCATACACGGTGTTCACGGCCACGAACTTGCAGGCCTTTTTCAGTCACGTATTCCGGTTGGAGTACTCGCTGGTATTCTGGATCATGGTGCAGCTGGTGTTCTACCTACCGTTGTCGTTGACACGGAACATCGCGAAGCTCAGTGCCACGGCTCTCTTGGCCGATGTGTTCATTCTCTTGGGACTCGTGTACGTGTACTACTACTCGTCATACTACATTTTCCAACACCACGGCATCGCCTCGGACACAATGCTCATGTTCAACAAGAGCGACTGGACCCTTTTCATCGGGACCGCGATATTCACGTACGAGGGTATCGGGCTCTTGATCCCGATCCACGAGTCCATGGAGCATCCGAACCAGTTCAAGCCAGCGCTCTTGTACGTGATTTTGCTCGTGACGGTGATATTCGTGTCGTGCGGGCTGGTGTGCTACGCAGCGTTTGGAGACAAGGTGGAAACGGTCATTTTGCTCAACTTCCCCTCGGACTCGATATTCACAAACGCGGTCCAGCTCATCTACGCGCTTGCCATCTTGCTCTCGACGCCGCTACAGTTGTTCCCCGCCATAAAGATCCTCGAGAACAAGctgttcaacaagaacgCTTCGGGGAAACACAACCCGAGGGTGAAATGGCACAAGAACTATTTCCGCAGCGTGGTCGTTCTGGTGACGGTGCTCATTGCGTGGCTCGGAGCCAACGACTTGGACAAGTTTGTGTCGCTCATCGGGTCGTTCGCGTGCATTCCGCTCATCTACATCTATCCACCGTTGTTCCACTTCAAGGTGCACGAGCACGACCGGGCGTTGCAAGCGGTAGACCTTGCGATCCTGCTGTTTGGCGGCGCCGTGATGGCATACACCTCGTACCAGACGGTGTCGCTGTGGGTGGGATAG
- the MBB1 gene encoding Mbb1p, whose product MLDLPKPSSEIWIGDLSNYRYALRLDREEYRSIIFYDYDSDSTARYLFWVLFDDERPHWRLLLRDGVFRCYDILNTGGEFDEIRYPGYKVVRNREELSKLH is encoded by the coding sequence ATGCTCGACCTCCCAAAACCTTCCTCCGAAATCTGGATTGGCGATTTAAGTAACTATAGATACGCATTGAGACTCGACAGAGAAGAGTACAGAAGCATAATATTTTACGACTACGACAGCGACAGCACTGCCCGGTACCTGTTCTGGGTTTTGTTTGATGACGAACGGCCCCACTGGCGTTTATTGCTGAGAGATGGAGTCTTCAGATGTTACGATATCCTCAACACTGGGGGAGAGTTTGATGAGATCAGGTACCCTGGGTACAAGGTGGTGAGAAACAGAGAGGAGTTGTCAAAGCTTCACTAG
- the FOX2 gene encoding bifunctional hydroxyacyl-CoA dehydrogenase/enoyl-CoA hydratase FOX2 — MSLRFDNRVVVITGAGGGLGRVYALEYAKRGAKVVVNDLGGSLQGSGANSRAADTVVQEIQALGAHAVANYDSVTENAERIVQTALDSFGRIDIVINNAGILRDASFAKMSDQEWDSVIQVHLRGAYKLTRAAWPHMRSQKFGRIVNTCSPAGLYGNFGQANYSAAKLGLLGFAETLAKEGHKHNINVNCIAPLARSRMTEGLVPEHVLRDLGPEKVAPMVLYLTHEHSTVTNSVFELAAGFYSQIRWERSPGQLFYPDVQTLTPEVILSKFDEILKFEGPSVQHPVQLNDYNELITRARRLPRSLGGSASGPPIQSLRGKVAIITGAGGGLGRSHAEWFAKYGCKVVVNDIKDASAFVQELNDKYSSSSGGGRGIVAVADTHDIVHEARAVVQTAIETFGRVDILINNAGILRDRSFAKMSDQEWDSVIQVHLYATFALSKAVWPFFVKQKSGFIVNTTSTSGIYGNFGQANYAAAKAAILGFSKTLAIEGAKSGIVVNAIAPHAETAMTKTIFSSKELGNHFDPGLVSPFVVLLCSDELQQKQGKTAPAAAAARGLLLEVGGGWCGSTRWQRSRGIVSVDANPTPEYLRDHWSELTDFTQGGAVYPSSTQESSMLILQAVHMAKSRAKSRAKAGAKAKSQAKSNSPGFKFTSRDVILYNMGLGSTTRELQYTYENHPQFQVLPTFATIPFLADESVDIGMDRLVDNFNYSMLLHGEQYFKIKKFPIPTSGELKTSAKPLQVLGKRGKSKASAAVVVAAYDTVDANTNEPVFYNEATFFIRNAVVPENKTINKLKQRSPFALKKFETSGLGATPDFEAEISTFEDQAALYRLSGDYNPLHIDPQLARAVKFPKPILHGLCTLGVSCKRLVEKYGPFDELKTRFTNVVFPGDRLKVRAWERENGTVIFQTVDLNTGQVVLDNAAIKLVGKPKL; from the coding sequence ATGTCCCTACGCTTCGACAACAGAGTGGTCGTCATTACAGGCGCAGGAGGCGGCCTAGGCAGGGTTTACGCCCTTGAGTACGCCAAACGAGGCGCAAAAGTGGTCGTCAACGATTTAGGAGGTTCGCTCCAGGGCTCTGGAGCAAACTCCAGAGCAGCTGATACCGTGGTACAAGAGATCCAGGCCCTTGGGGCGCATGCAGTCGCAAACTACGACTCGGTAACGGAAAATGCGGAACGGATCGTCCAAACTGCGCTCGATTCGTTCGGTCGCATCGATATAGTCATCAACAACGCAGGCATTCTTAGAGACGCTTCTTTCGCCAAGATGTCGGATCAGGAGTGGGACTCTGTCATTCAGGTGCACTTGCGTGGCGCATACAAGCTTACCAGGGCCGCGTGGCCGCACATGCGTTCGCAGAAGTTCGGGAGAATCGTCAATACTTGTTCCCCCGCTGGACTTTACGGTAACTTTGGCCAAGCGAACTATTCGGCAGCCAAGCTTGGGTTGTTGGGGTTCGCCGAAACTTTGGCCAAAGAGGGGCACAAGCACAATATCAACGTCAATTGCATTGCACCGTTGGCCAGGTCGCGGATGACCGAGGGTTTGGTGCCCGAACACGTCTTGCGGGACTTGGGCCCGGAAAAAGTCGCACCCATGGTGCTCTACTTGACGCACGAACACTCAACAGTGACCAACAGCGTGTTCGAGTTGGCTGCTGGTTTCTACTCGCAAATCAGATGGGAACGGTCCCCGGGCCAGTTGTTTTATCCGGACGTGCAAACATTGACCCCAGAGGTCATATTGTCCAAGTTTGACGAGATCCTCAAGTTCGAGGGTCCCTCGGTGCAGCACCCGGTGCAATTGAACGACTATAATGAATTGATTACAAGGGCCCGCAGGTTGCCAAGGAGTCTGGGGGGTAGTGCCTCTGGCCCCCCAATTCAATCTCTCAGAGGGAAAGTGGCCATTATTACGGGCGCTGGAGGCGGGCTTGGCAGGTCGCACGCAGAATGGTTCGCCAAGTACGGGTGCAAAGTGGTCGTGAACGACATTAAAGACGCCTCGGCGTTCGTTCAAGAGCTCAATGACAAGTATTCCTCCTCCTCCGGTGGTGGTAGAGGAATCGTCGCCGTCGCAGACACTCACGACATCGTGCACGAGGCCCGCGCCGTGGTGCAAACCGCAATTGAAACGTTCGGCCGCGTGGATATCTTGATCAACAACGCAGGTATCCTCAGAGACAGGTCGTTTGCCAAGATGTCCGATCAAGAGTGGGACTCCGTGATCCAGGTGCACTTGTACGCTACGTTTGCGCTCTCGAAAGCCGTGTGGCCGTTCTTCGTCAAGCAGAAGTCCGGATTCATCGTTAACACTACGTCGACCTCGGGTATATACGGTAACTTTGGCCAGGCCAACTACGCGGCTGCCAAGGCAGCCATCCTTGGGTTCTCAAAGACATTGGCCATCGAGGGTGCCAAGTCCGGGATCGTTGTAAACGCCATTGCTCCACATGCGGAAACAGCAATGACCAAGACCATCTTCTCCAGCAAAGAGTTGGGCAATCACTTCGACCCTGGGCTTGTGTCGCCGTTTGTGGTCCTGTTGTGCAGCGACGAGTTGCAGCAGAAACAGGGCAAGACCGCCCCCGCCGCAGCCGCCGCGAGAGGACTTCTATTAGAAGTCGGTGGTGGGTGGTGCGGCAGCACCAGGTGGCAGAGAAGCAGAGGCATTGTCAGTGTCGACGCCAATCCAACTCCGGAGTACTTGCGCGACCACTGGTCGGAACTTACCGATTTCACACAGGGCGGCGCCGTGTACCCAAGCTCGACACAGGAATCGAGCATGCTAATATTACAAGCAGTCCACATGGCCAAGTCCAGGGCTAAGTCCAGGGCTAAGGCCGGGGCCAAGGCGAAGTCCCAGGCCAAATCTAATTCCCCGGGCTTCAAGTTCACCTCTCGAGACGTGATCCTCTACAATATGGGGTTGGGCTCGACCACGCGCGAGTTGCAGTACACGTACGAAAACCATCCGCAATTTCAAGTGCTCCCGACGTTTGCTACAATCCCATTCCTCGCAGACGAGTCGGTGGATATCGGCATGGACCGCTTGGTAGACAATTTCAACTACTCGATGCTCTTGCATGGAGAACAGTActtcaagatcaagaaattcCCGATACCCACCTCTGGCGAATTGAAGACCAGCGCGAAACCGCTACAAGTGCTAGGCAAACGTGGGAAATCCAAGGCTAGTGCTGCTGTTGTCGTGGCTGCATACGACACGGTAGACGCAAACACAAACGAACCGGTGTTCTACAACGAGGCAACGTTCTTCATCCGCAACGCTGTCGTTCCAGAAAACAAGACCATCAACAAGCTGAAACAAAGGTCGCCATTTGCCCTCAAGAAGTTCGAGACCAGTGGGCTCGGTGCGACGCCCGATTTCGAGGCCGAGATATCTACTTTTGAAGACCAGGCTGCCCTTTATCGGTTGTCCGGAGACTACAACCCATTGCACATCGACCCGCAATTGGCCCGGGCCGTCAAGTTCCCCAAACCAATATTGCACGGTCTATGCACGCTTGGAGTAAGTTGTAAACGACTCGTGGAGAAGTACGGGCCCTTCGATGAGCTAAAGACCAGGTTCACAAACGTCGTTTTCCCTGGCGACAGATTAAAAGTGCGTGCTTGGGAGCGCGAAAACGGCACTGTCATTTTCCAAACTGTCGACTTGAACACGGGCCAAGTCGTCTTGGACAACGCCGCCATCAAGTTGGTGGGCAAGCCCAAGTTGTGA
- the KTR1 gene encoding glycosyltransferase family 15 protein has product MYFRNRFTRRVLRNVLIPTVLIVLIMFGTVMYFDVDTDTIIRNISRPGAELGSMQNQSQTKPEVPQPEVVQPEVAQLYNDGRGNDIILSLPFTQEFIDATTEKVSGRTRYITIPEQFWSYPENIDREKAKEEMEKMSKEGISYGDSESYRFMCRFNSGLFYKLPELEHIEHYWRVEPYVKFKCDINYDVFQYMRNNNKLYGFSMSLGEDHRTIPTLWEHTYEYFFQLHPELVSPHNNLDFISDDNGTTYNGCHFWSNFEIANLKIFRDPSYGYESYFQYLDSKGGFFYERWGDAPVHTLAFSLLLDADQLHFVPNTGYAHNPNQDCPRDEPLNEALKCSCSPSRDFTWHRWSCVPKFFDVHHLPRPDTMAHVREHYSYLVEGTGL; this is encoded by the exons ATGTACTTCAGGAACCGGTTTACGAGGAGGGTGCTTCGAAACGTGTTAATTCCCACGGTACTGATCGTACTGATAATGTTTGGGACCGTGATGTACTTTGATGTTGATACGGATACGATTATACGTAATATATCGAGGCCCGGTGCAGAACTTGGATCGATGCAAAACCAGTCGCAGACGAAGCCAGAGGTTCCACAGCCCGAAGTTGTCCAACCAGAAGTTGCCCAACTGTACAATGACGGTAGGGGCAACGATATTATCTTGTCGCTG CCGTTCACCCAAGAGTTCATCGACGCAACAACGGAGAAAGTTAGTGGCCGAACCAGGTACATAACGATACCTGAACAGTTCTGGAGCTACCCTGAGAATATCGACCGCGAGAAGGCCAAAGAGGAGATGGAAAAAATGTCCAAGGAAGGCATCTCGTATGGGGACAGCGAGTCGTACAGATTCATGTGTCGGTTCAACTCGGGTCTGTTCTACAAGCTGCCGGAGCTCGAACACATAGAGCACTACTGGCGTGTCGAGCCCTACGTGAAGTTCAAGTGTGACATCAACTACGACGTGTTCCAGTACATGcggaacaacaacaaactgTACGGGTTTTCGATGTCTCTTGGCGAAGACCACAGGACGATACCCACCTTGTGGGAACACACGTACGAGTACTTCTTCCAGCTGCACCCGGAACTGGTGTCACCGCATAACAACCTCGATTTCATCTCAGACGACAACGGTACCACGTACAACGGCTGTCACTTCTGGAGCAACTTCGAGATTGCCAACCTCAAGATATTCAGAGACCCCAGCTACGGCTACGAATCGTACTTCCAGTACCTGGACTCGAAGGGCGGGTTTTTCTATGAGCGCTGGGGCGACGCCCCAGTGCACACGCTTGCGTTCAGCCTGCTGCTGGATGCAGACCAGCTCCATTTCGTGCCCAATACCGGGTACGCGCACAATCCGAACCAGGACTGTCCTCGGGACGAACCACTGAATGAGGCTCTCAAGTGCTCCTGCAGTCCGTCGCGCGACTTCACGTGGCACCGCTGGAGCTGCGTCCCGAAGTTCTTCGACGTGCACCACCTGCCGCGTCCAGACACGATGGCCCATGTCAGGGAACACTACTCGTACCTTGTGGAGGGGACTGGACTCTAG
- a CDS encoding uncharacterized protein (PRK12704[PRK12704], phosphodiesterase), translated as MEQSNLIESKSSKRRSRIFTSDGHKRAALKGYFGSGKETGQNKSDVYVFSSLEDMKLLTPPSSMREKNSASAKIGKVKKPKQLSPSKWGSDNLAMINPYATPLSPNEKQKEQKEPKEPKEQEKQSTRDKIRNRLSLCSRKSEIFDLDEPEESPFFELPIGSQAEQMEHQMEEEHHPIPIEHRFGRGWLKRSLSSASNKVVDTFKRISRSEDGNDISILYATTYDNGNDELQPKEKEQLCIEDTEESFHFNTKKAPAAADTSNHLNQDFIDFENLYYYGQPDGTDSTTMALDLTEELGSGPSGYANANANANANANANANMNLNLNVNVNNDELATRKPIIDQSTYAINENQVSQATVKPDSHFFIENGKEDNCANYADSSLSPSSASSSFIDYPSSTQKNNGGFEVADEKSTSLKDVSKGFESHEPAVEIFEKPILQKKVTLQQVPKSILKNSPTKPTCETNRKTKKSNSKSNSNSKAKAKAKATAEANAKANSNAKIVDSGLITKFNLLDTTKTEPKDDSISNADLNNVFTELDNLETNSSETSEGKGKRKSKKPLVTKQQSLLEKFAESIISSNKTISDYCRLSYMFMNENPSYFDEYNDYLQTRGADGVPYEVRGPGFMEDLQKMFSSDLLKSDTFVVTKPTVTGKGSVNFASADEDGVEIQEIDVQEPPSTTKKSKNAEALLDGTRSDVVIDNNAEIFDDRVSIAGSTSCYSEMSNMSSSSSVYSCGAVEFPDKSTRNLVNGLLELLGAPLDVRDGNDLKVSLLSLHAYLSKAITFLWKVSKIAMDETRVCKNQYKILSEQATFYEMGVDFMQLRINSLERTQEKRIDAMQKEINELQGMLAYYRAYSETRYTWIDLDMMATNSLVRDLIEQHREDAQIQIEALKAALDRSFVTILELKEEIHGTLKELDLKEERSRENELNMKEYRAMAKECEKLRSLGGIYDDLTQSVYTKQMQYQEVKDKLTVAEGQLKVKDEQLASLKRSHEQQLQEMSELTPDNRQRTLGFWDRSKYEAALLEKDDIIQQLRYELSNKDEVIDNLEAELHNTHIRYDQCKFEKYCNINENKLLHCYIDDQKVEFEEKIDSMSSKYKSEIAELSRMLEQRTKYFNREIQIHKVNCQKSVEEALKAALKSDISLSVVSGQKRFVASRAMSYLMNKRRNIRKCFEALNVANIPMNDKYLTWESIPKCESYRVRKQKAEDLLSIKNPLHFVANPGPQQGEEGADDYATSEAMSGLILEPSTDGRRVPNLDNVTGLLTDNGDDDNDHNASRKKSSAFAPSPSSLFNEQTLTVGMSGNGNGNGNGLSAATAFNDDIKSLNSDVESKLIEDIQYINDKFKQFSSQIFDDEDFGLGQEQEQEQEQVRQEEDGNGCDVRIEPKNNNSSISSALLLDEPVGVYGRSCGARFIRDKMRSGTSLNDSALGPKIVDSLNAGSRSSRSSSYSASSPRPDSETKRSSVKSKAGFAQLGENITELFSTVASSFSKKSVPIDTEDQDEEGTDSESGEEVEGQGQGQGPENHEEDYKELKQYFDSVRYGSTGGAKSLEVSPITPLTTGCPATFSTRFNDDMNTDTGAFASGVVSSTTPLSINSSTVQTPASEKSAGWFDFSKKNSSWCSFKFAQASKQSNAA; from the coding sequence ATGGAACAATCTAACTTAATCGAGTCCAAATCCTCTAAAAGGAGGTCCAGAATATTTACCAGCGATGGCCACAAGAGAGCGGCTTTGAAAGGATATTTTGGCAGCGGAAAGGAAACGGGCCAAAATAAGTCCGATGTCTACGTGTTCTCCTCCTTGGAGGACATGAAATTATTGACACCACCATCATCAATGCGCGAAAAGAATAGTGCTAGTgcaaaaattggaaaggTTAAAAAGCCTAAGCAATTATCCCCTAGCAAATGGGGATCTGATAACTTGGCCATGATCAACCCTTATGCTACACCATTATCACCAAATgagaaacaaaaggaacaaaaggAACCAAAGGAACCAaaggaacaagagaaacagTCAACCAGGGATAAGATCAGGAACAGGTTGTCTTTGTGTTCTAGAAAAAGTGAAATCTTCGATCTAGACGAACCTGAAGAATCGCCTTTCTTCGAACTGCCCATCGGCTCCCAGGCTGAGCAAATGGAGCATCAAATGGAGGAGGAGCATCACCCGATTCCAATTGAACATAGGTTTGGTAGAGGTTGGTTGAAAAGGTCGCTATCGAGTGCCAGCAATAAAGTTGTCGACACTTTTAAGCGTATTTCAAGAAGTGAGGATGGAAATGATATCTCTATCCTTTATGCAACCACATATGATAACGGTAATGACGAATTACAaccaaaagagaaagaacaaCTGTGCATTGAAGACACGGAAGAATCCTTCCATTTTAACACGAAGAAAGCACCTGCTGCCGCCGACACTTCAAATCACTTGAATCAAGATttcattgattttgaaaatcTGTACTATTATGGCCAACCTGATGGAACAGACTCAACTACAATGGCTCTTGATTTGACTGAAGAACTTGGTTCAGGACCAAGTGGGTATGCCAATGCTAATGCCAACGCCAATGCTAATGCGAATGCGAACGCGAAtatgaatttgaatttgaatgtGAATGTGAACAATGATGAGTTAGCAACTCGTAAGCCAATTATTGACCAATCCACCTATGCAATTAACGAGAACCAGGTTTCCCAGGCAACTGTCAAACCCGATTCTCACTTCTTTATTGAGAATGGTAAGGAAGATAACTGTGCTAATTATGCTGATTCATCATTGTCTCCGTCATCTGCTTCTTCCAGTTTTATCGATTATCCAAGCAGTACACAGAAAAATAATGGGGGATTTGAAGTGGCTGACGAAAAATCGACCAGTTTGAAGGACGTTTCCAAGGGTTTTGAAAGCCATGAACCGGCAGTTGAGATTTTTGAGAAACCGATTTTGCAAAAGAAGGTTACTCTTCAACAAGTACCAAAAtcgattttgaagaattctcCAACCAAGCCAACATGTGAAACCAACAGAAAGACGAAGAAGTCAAATTCAAagtcaaattcaaattcaaaggCAAAGGCAAAGGCAAAGGCAACTGCAGAAGCAAATGCAAAAGCAAATTCTAATGCCAAAATTGTTGACTCTGGTTTGATTACCAAGTTCAATTTACTTGACacaacaaaaactgaaCCAAAGGATGATAGTATTAGCAATGCAGATCTAAATAATGTATTCACTGAACTGGACAATTTGGAAACTAATAGTTCTGAAACGAGTGAAGGCAAAggcaaaagaaaaagcaaGAAGCCGCTTGTTACCAAACAGCAATCTTTGCTAGAAAAGTTCGCCGAGAGCATTATTTCTAGCAACAAGACTATTTCTGACTATTGCAGACTTTCTTATATGTTCATGAATGAGAATCCCAGTTACTTTGACGAGTATAATGATTATCTTCAAACGAGAGGAGCCGATGGAGTTCCTTATGAAGTGAGAGGTCCTGGATTTATGGAAGATCTACAAAAAATGTTTTCATCTGATTTGTTGAAATCTGACACTTTTGTGGTGACGAAACCAACAGTTACAGGTAAAGGCAGTGTGAATTTTGCATCAGCAGACGAAGATGGGGttgaaattcaagaaattgatgTCCAAGAACCACCTTCTACCACAAAGAAATCTAAGAATGCGGAGGCGCTCCTTGATGGCACAAGATCTGACGTAGTAATTGATAATAACGCAGAAATCTTCGATGATAGAGTCTCTATTGCAGGTTCAACTTCATGCTATTCTGAAATGTCCAATATGtctagcagcagcagtgtTTACAGCTGCGGTGCCGTGGAATTCCCTGATAAGAGTACCAGGAACTTAGTGAATGGGTTGCTTGAACTTTTGGGTGCACCATTAGACGTTCGTGATGGGAACGACTTAAAGGTTTCTTTATTAAGTTTGCACGCTTACCTTTCTAAGGCCATTACTTTCTTGTGGAAAGTCTCTAAGATTGCAATGGATGAGACCAGGGTCTGTAAAAATCAATACAAGATATTGAGTGAGCAGGCGACTTTCTACGAGATGGGTGTCGATTTCATGCAATTAAGGATCAATTCCCTCGAAAGGACTcaagagaaaagaattgaTGCCATGCAGAAGGAAATAAATGAACTTCAGGGAATGTTGGCTTATTACAGAGCTTATAGTGAAACCAGGTACACATGGATTGACTTAGACATGATGGCAACTAACAGCCTTGTGCGGGATCTGATTGAGCAACACAGAGAAGACGCTCAGATTCAAATCGAAGCGTTAAAAGCCGCCTTGGATAGAAGCTTTGTGACAATTCtggaattgaaagaagaaatacaTGGCACCTTAAAAGAGCTAGACCTTAAAGAAGAACGATCGAGAGAAAATGAACTTAATATGAAAGAGTATCGTGCAATGGCTAAGGAATGCGAAAAATTAAGGTCTCTTGGTGGCATCTATGATGACCTTACGCAGTCAGTGTACACGAAACAAATGcaatatcaagaagtaAAGGATAAGTTAACCGTTGCTGAAGGACAATTAAAAGTCAAAGATGAACAACTTgcatctttgaaaagatcccATGAACAGCAGTTGCAAGAAATGTCCGAATTGACTCCTGATAACAGGCAAAGAACTTTAGGATTTTGGGATAGATCAAAGTATGAAGCCGCCTTGTTAGAAAAGGATGATATTATCCAACAGTTGAGGTATGAATTGTCAAATAAAGATGAAGTGATCGACAACCTAGAAGCAGAGTTACACAACACTCATATTCGTTATGACCAATGTAAATTCGAAAAATACTGCAACATTAATGAGAATAAGCTTTTGCACTGTTATATCGATGACCAAAAAGTGGAATTTGAGGAAAAGATCGATTCCATGTCCTCCAAATACAAGTCTGAAATTGCGGAACTTTCAAGAATGTTGGAACAAAGGACAAAATACTTCAACAGGGAAATTCAGATCCACAAGGTGAATTGCCAGAAGTCAGTGGAAGAAGCGTTAAAGGCTGCATTGAAATCCGATATTTCTCTGAGTGTTGTATCTGGCCAAAAGAGGTTTGTTGCATCTAGAGCAATGTCGTACCTCATGAACAAGAGGAGAAATATAAGGAAGTGCTTTGAAGCATTAAACGTTGCAAACATTCCAATGAACGACAAGTATCTAACATGGGAATCGATTCCAAAATGCGAATCTTACAGAGTGAGAAAGCAGAAGGCGGAAGATTTGTTGTCAATCAAGAACCCACTACATTTTGTTGCGAATCCCGGGCCGCAGCAGGGTGAAGAGGGAGCTGATGACTATGCAACATCTGAAGCAATGAGCGGTCTCATTCTGGAGCCTAGCACAGATGGAAGAAGAGTGCCCAATTTGGATAACGTTACTGGCTTATTAACCGACAatggtgatgatgacaATGATCATAATGCATCTAGAAAGAAATCATCTGCCTTTgctccttctccttcatcTCTCTTTAACGAACAAACTTTGACTGTTGGAATGAgtggcaatggcaatggcaatggcaatggtCTTTCAGCAGCAACTGCTtttaatgatgatattaaaaGTCTGAATTCTGATGTTGAGAGTAAGTTgattgaagatattcaatACATCAATGATAAATTCAAACAGTTTAGttctcaaatatttgatgaCGAAGACTTTGGTCTAGggcaagaacaagaacaagaacaagaacaagtgAGGCAAGAAGAGGACGGTAATGGATGTGATGTTCGTATTGAACCaaagaataataattcTAGCATTAGTTCAGCATTACTGTTGGATGAACCCGTTGGCGTTTACGGAAGAAGCTGTGGGGCTAGATTTATCAGGGACAAAATGAGAAGTGGTACATCTCTAAACGATTCAGCATTGGGACCAAAAATTGTTGACTCTTTGAACGCTGGTTCTCGTTCTtctcgttcttcttcatattctgcttcttcacCTCGCCCCGATTCTGAAACCAAAAGATCTTCAGTCAAATCCAAGGCTGGGTTTGCTCAGCTTGGAGAGAATATTACAGAATTATTTAGCACTGTTGCTTCGAGcttttccaagaaatcTGTTCCTATCGATACGGAAGATCAAGACGAAGAAGGAACAGACAGTGAAAgtggagaagaagtagagggacaaggacaaggacAGGGACCAGAGAATCATGAAGAGGATTACAAGGAATTAAAACAATACTTTGACTCTGTGAGGTACGGATCAACTGGAGGTGCAAAATCCTTAGAAGTTAGTCCGATAACACCACTAACGACTGGATGTCCTGCCACGTTCTCTACAAGGTTCAATGACGATATGAATACGGATACAGGAGCGTTTGCCTCTGGGgtagtttcttcaactaCTCCATTATCAATAAATAGCAGCACGGTACAGACACCTGCTTCGGAGAAGTCTGCTGGATGGTTTGACTTTTCTAAAAAGAACTCAAGTTGGTGTTCATTTAAGTTTGCCCAAGCCAGTAAACAATCCAACGCTGCTTAA